Proteins from a single region of Elusimicrobiota bacterium:
- a CDS encoding ATP-dependent Clp protease adaptor ClpS, whose protein sequence is MSGPSSTGASITEELPGTSDVSGRGLGWRVVLFNCECHTFDDVERQLIKAIRCSLSSARRFSWEVHSRGEAVVYEGPLERCEAVAAVLEDIRLRVRVVQ, encoded by the coding sequence CCGGCGCGTCCATCACCGAAGAGCTCCCCGGGACCTCGGACGTCTCGGGCCGCGGCCTCGGCTGGCGCGTCGTCCTCTTCAACTGCGAATGCCACACCTTCGACGACGTCGAGCGCCAGCTCATCAAGGCCATCCGCTGCTCGCTCTCCTCGGCGCGCCGCTTCTCCTGGGAGGTCCACTCCCGGGGAGAAGCCGTGGTCTATGAGGGCCCGCTCGAGCGCTGCGAGGCCGTCGCGGCCGTGCTCGAGGACATCCGCCTGCGCGTGCGCGTCGTGCAGTGA